AATGCTCCCGCAGCAAAAACAGGATTAAAATGCCTCGAAAGAAAAATCTGCAAGCAGTAACTTGTCATAAGCACAATCCTTTACAAATAAACTGTTGGTAATAATATGTTtatcagaaaacaaaataaaaaaaaacaataataatattcgATCCAATATAAGGCAACAACTTACAGGAACAACCAACTTTTGGGCACCACGATGTAACTCTAGTTTCCAGTATATACCCTGTGGATAAAATAATagatcgttaaaaaaaaaaaaagatcgatACAGCACATGAAAAAAAACCCAATgccacttcatttttttttttttttttgccattaaaaaaaaaataaagaaaattgaagTATGAGGCAGGTACCTGAATCCCAATTGTGTACATCATTCTAACAGTGCTAAAGTTTGATATTTTTCTTCCTCCCCCTATTTCAAGTTCAAGCGCAGAGCTACAATAACAACATTGATAATATATTTATCAAGTTAAATTTTAACTTCTTGATGCTAAGTACATACATACCAATAATAGCAGCATGTATAAATAACAGTCAAATTGAAAAGTTGTTTATTAAGTGTTCTAAGAAGCATTCTATCAACTATGTTTTGCAATCTAACGTAGCACCACTGGATATAAGTAGTAAAACTGAATAGGACGGTAGTACAAGGGAAAAAATAATAGTATAACATATTCAGAAAGTACCTTCCGATTTTTCCAGTAATACGGCCATGGGACTTTTCGGAGAAACGTCGAGTATAGCGAGCAACGGCACCAATTTCGCTTGTGCCAATCTACAATGTTTGGGAAATCATAATCATTAAAAAGTGAAGTAATAAGTTTTTGAGGAATCATGATCATTAAAAGCGTGAATGCTTTACAAAAgactattaattgttattatatatatgtatgtatgtgtgtgtgtgtttttgtgtaGATATATATCTTGATAAACTATAAATCTTATCtcttatataaaataaattaaaatataagtgGATAAAAAATTACACGCCATAAACTTATTCTATGATAAACTTATTAAATGAACCATAAATTTATATGATGaaagtgagtgtgtgtgtgtgtgtgtgtgcgcgcgcgtgcgtgtgtgtgtgtgtgcgcgcgcgcacacacacacatacacacacattaaCAAATACATAGCAtagataaataaaaaaatgaataaATACTTTAGTATATTATTGAAACCTATAAATATATAGAATGTACGTCTatagtatatgtgtgtgtgtgtatagtaTAACATTAGGAATAAATAGCATATTAGAAAACATAAAAGCAAAATTTCCAGAATGTGTTTAGCAAAGATATGAAAAACTAAAAACAAGTACTCGGTAATAAGTAAGCAAAAACTTACCTTAATCTCTCCAGCTGCAGCCATCTTCTCATCTTTCTTTCGCCATCCAATAGCAACTGAGGAGTCTGACCCTAAATTCAACTCTATCTGAAAACAGGACATAAAACATATTTGTTTAAAATGACAAGTAAAAGTAGCATTAATTACTTTATCGCTTTAAGTGATAATCTCCAAAATGTTTTGAGAAGCcaaaaaatatactccgtaattattaaaAATAGTAATAAAATAAATGGAAGAACATCGTACACTCGCATTTGTTGTTGGGGAGAGCTGACGGTTCCAAGCATTAGAAAGATTTATTGAACCATCTTTTAGTGACATGGCAAGCCCCATTGTTGCATTAGCATGACGAGACAGCTGGCTGAaccaattaattaaaaaaaaagtcAATAACATCTCCAACTAGATAACAATTGCAATATAAAtctgaaaaataaaaatatatagataaatataaaaaaaataaaaaattaccgAGATGTCTGTACGCCAATTAATCCACGTAAACCAGCAGACGCCATGATTTCAACAGAAGATACAGAAGATAACTGATGCCTAAATACAGCATTAGCAGCTGCATCACCATCACTTCCTTTTACTGCAAGGGTCCCACCAAAAGCAATCACATTATTTTTTGATATTTGAGATTGGATTTCACTGCTCATCGACATTCTGCAAAtttatattcaaaaaaaaaaaaattcaaaatgtcAAGATTAGCATCATGTTATGAACCTGATAACTTATGTCTAGCAATATGGGTCACATTTACACATCATCACAAAAAAATATACAAGTCCCATGAAGAGAATAATAACGTGACCTATTAATCTACATTAGTTCTATAAGCTATACAATTTTCAATTTTGAACTATAATGGCTTAGGTAGCTTCTTTGATATTCAGAGTCTAAGTAGGCAATCGGtagatatagataaaaaaaaattactacAATTTTGATAAAGGTGGCACTGCAATCACGTAAAAAAAAAAGGCTGTTTTGGGTTATGCTTTATCTTTAACGGGTCAACTGGCGTATGCTAAAAAGATTACTAAGATAAAACAGCATGGAAGTGAGATAAttcatgtaaatatatatttattatagtcATATTAGCACATTACAGATATAATAAAAGATATTAAACAGATCGAGAGAAAATGTGTTCTCGAGACCCGCCCATTTTGCAACCTAAGACATTTGATGTCATCTTTTCTATAATTGCAAGAAATCTTAATGTAATTGTAAAACtacaataataatcaaaattaaATACATTTTAATTAAATATCAATATACGTATCAGATGATTTGATCAAAAAAATAAGTTTAGTCAAGAATAAGAAGTCATACGCTCTCATTAAACCATGCCcagctagaaaacttggaagtgATAGCTGGGCGAGAATTACACCCGAAGGTTGAAAATTGGCGgcttttatttcttcttctcttctaCGTTTTAGTCTTTCGAGTTCTTCCTTAATTTCTTCCACTTTATTTAACTTTGGACCAAGTTCTAATCCAGATGTTAACCCTTCCATACCGTATAAATCATATATCTGTCTTTTATTCTCATCACACAATATCTCATACGCTTCACATATCTTCTGAAAGTTTTCTGTAGCTACATCCTTCATCTGAAATCAAAAAGTACAAAACATGTTAAATATTGAAGGTTAGtttcattaatatatatacaacCTTACATGACCTGAACTATTAGTCGCCTGTCATTCATGAGGTTCATAACGTATAACTAAAGTAGACTCATATTTTGCTAAACCATTACGAAACAATTTAACATTTGAAACGATTTAACATTTGAAACAATTTGGCAAGAAAACTATCAAAGAGATTAGAGCTTAATTAACATATATACAGAGTGTAGATTGTTCTGCAAACTAGCAAAACCTACTACTCAATGGTAAAGCAAATACATTACAAATCGAAACAAATATTATGCATTATTATGTTGAAACAAATACCTACACTGATTGATTGTTATTACGGAGTACATCTTATTGATTTCAAAGGTGTAATTCTATCTATTTCACCACAAATAAATGATGATACCAATAAATAATCACAAAAAAAACAAAGATTACTCAAAAAGGCTAACCAAAACCAATAAATAGCTCATCGTAATCTCAATGAATACAGAAAGCctaatattaaagttaaatattaaattaaattaaagtaTAATAAGATAAGATTAGCAAGAGAAAAAGGGGGGGATTGATTGCCTGTTGAGCTTGGTATTTATCAGGATGATAAATTTGAGCCCATTGGCGATAAGCTTTACGGATTTCTTCATCTGAAGCTTCGGGTGATACATGAAGTAAAGCATACAattctttgttattattattattattatcttcaccTTCTTTCATTACTTCAAAATTGattcccttattattattattagggttctaATTCTAAGAGTGAATTAAGAAGTGAAAAGGGTTATTGTCTTTAACGAGTAAAGATTGCTGCTGCAAACATCAGATGAATAGTGGATGATTGTTATTCTGGATTGTAAAAATTTGGTTTGGGGTTTTTAGAGGGTTTCAAGTTATGTGTGACTGAATACGCTGTTTGTGGACGTGTGGGTGGGTGGGTGGGTGGGTCCGAAGAAAATTGTTTTGCAACTTTACAGAATTAGACCTTTTGATTTGAGAGAAATTTCTTTTTAATAAAATGCACTTGCACTTAGTACAAAATAACTTATTCGGGATATTAATTAATtactattaattaattaatattaatattaatattaatattaatattaatattaatattaataatgttacaaTTGAGCAAAACTTTTTTACTATTCACCAACAGTAAGGGTATTTTTGTAATTTCTCATGCCCTTGAAAATCCTCTTCAGATCTTAAAAAAAACTCCACCGTCTGTTACATTCTCTGGAAGCTTCTGGCATTCATCTTCGCCACCTCTAATCCATCACACAAATTTTTTAAACAATTCTATTGTCACCAAACCAAGAACAAAACCTCAAACGCCTCTCTTTCATTGCAATTTGTATTGGGGGAGAGACTAATAAGTTATTAGTAATTGAATGAGTGTGTGAGTTAGCAGCCGACCGATTTCCATTTTCATCAAACTCACCAGGTAATGTTCTCCGTTAACAATTTGTTCTAATAATCGCAGTTATTCATTTTGTTCATATCCGATTTGGGTTGTTTAATTTATTGAAAAAGATCCAATCTGatgaaaaatcgtgtgtacttttagttcatattaacgcagcggatagttaaaataatagtaaattattattttataaaccatttacaaaattaaatattcatatatttaaagttaataaaacatgcacatgattaacggtcccaaaaatccagttacaccactaataattgtcgaaatatgtaattcacaaagtgagtaaacgatatacctttcttgaagaaactgatgaacggagagaaacctttcttgaagaaactaattgaaggagagaaacatacgatcaaaagtatgaccgtctcttagggtagtccacactacacttcaaacgacgccaatggatgctagtccaaacccaagtaccgtaaattaatataatcaaattatattaatcaaCAATAAATAATACTCCTCGTATATGGTTTTTGAAAACCGAAACAAGAAAGGATTTTGATTAATTTATTTTTAGACGTTCACATGAAAAAGATATGAATGGGATTCATTTTCATCTCATTAGTAAACAAAACACATGTATATTATATACATGTTAACAAtccacgtaaaaaaaaaaaacttagtggtttttctttttcttttgtaaCTCACGGACCAAGGAATATGAGCTGTATGCTTTTGTTTCTTATTTGCATTATCTCAAACACCCGTGAacctttaaatatattatattcataaagtagtatttctcaaatactttaggggtatgttatgtaacttatgattaataatttctatcatatcgttttcatgtgaatagtaaattaattaatttcatttcatttactattcatatgaatagtaaatgaattaatttcgatttactattttgttacttaagtaatatatatacatcatatatatattttatttgacgtctcggtgtatatgtgtgtgaccccgaagactcaaatgaagttggccatatagttatatgttgtaccttgcacattaatcctacagactcccacttgtgcatggcacaacactaagtaactatacaaacaatggtaagcgtctagcaacacgtcgttgtccccaaattcatgtgagggtagtttcgagaaactgtttatggtaagttttaaatgtcattcgtccgtttgtttcagatactttagttaaacttgagatatggattatcggtcattctcatttgtttaacaattttgtttcttgatcttagaactgaattagatcaccaaattaattaagtatcatcttaattacatctgggtgcggccacacaaatatcttattcattcatcgaggagctcaaaaagtatctaactccaaacattttagatgaacaaatcctatattgcatacacgtgtctatcacgagctttacattatacccaataatggcctttataacagccttattcaggacagcgtttaaccatatcaaagtacaatgctacactcatcaagacgggcgtgcatctcaagtctaaggacacaaagacataatcactaaaagattcactactgactacgatccatgtagtgacatctcatggttgggtcattccaaattcatcatcaatgaatacatatgaattttggtctcaacaagttaactattcatcatcaatgaatataaccaaaatttcatagtaaacttaattcatgttattcccataacatgaccgattttGGAGATTttaaataatcaacaattattcatggattaaacatgctaatatagaacacagtgatataaatgaaaacggccatatcaagtatgtcaattcattaatataaaactgcttaatgttccaaaaatatccaaatattaaattacaaatgaaaaagatcagtagcataacgaagtccaatactactagcatgatcatcatgcttgttgtgcatcatgggcttcgtgaacgggtcagtcaCAATAttatttgtatgaacctttaagaatactaatatcattcctcttaatgacttaatgaatgtagtcaaacttttgaagaatgtgccagatacttttatgtacatgtgattctttcaaaagtatattaacattcgaactatcacagtacatattatagaagattaaatattgtgtactactctgagtataacaacaaacttccttatccagacagctttctgagcagcttctcagtcaacaatgtattctgcttttgttatagattgttcaatagtgctctgcctagagctcttccaatcaactgtcttgcccatcatgacaaaaaaaaacaacgtgactggatcgagaatcatcttgatcagtttggaaactagaatcagtataaaacttaatacttaactctttttccaaaccaccgtaaaccaagaacatatcattagtactctgcaaatactaaagaatattcttaacaacaatccaatgtacttcacctagattatgttgacaatgactcgtcaaactcaaaactaacgaaacctcgagtatagtacatatcatggcatacataatggatcatatagccgaagcatatgtgatacattttatttgtctcatctcatctgatgtgataggacttttgagactttctcatggttatgcccttttgcattgacaaagctccatgcttggagttttgcatgctaaatctctgcaagataatgtatgtactttgattcaaatcaataagccaattggatctattgtatagatcctcattccaataatataagtagtttcatcaagatcctttatggataTACATTTtctaagccaagacttgacatcttgcaagttagagtgttatttctaataagtaatatgtcatcaacatataagatcaagaagactactttgctaccactagctctaatgtaaactcatgGCTTATCTTAGTTTtaagaaaaattaaacactttgattttctcattaaacttaagattctagctcctggatgcttgctttaatctatAAAtgaattttagaagcttgcatactttattaggatgcttaggattcataaacccttccggctgaaccatatatacgtcctcgcttaggtcgccattttggaaagcggttttgacatccagtagccatattttattatcatgaaaagtaaacatggcaataagtatcctaattgttttaaggctcgcgactggtgaaaaactttcatcataaccttttctcaccaatcgagctttaaaagtgtttacattaccgtccatatcagtcttcctttgaagacctatttttacctcattgtcttacaattgggtagaagatcaatcaagtctcatacttgattatccttcatggactgcatatctgtattcatagaatctagtcattttcagattcaggatctgatatggcctcacgcagctagagggttcatcataatcccttagttgaggtttatctgaattaagcagataattaaacctcataagccgatgagttctactagatctataaagtgcaggtgtaacacgttctaactcaccaacagtgcgctcagtttcaacgtgtggattgctattgcttactgaaggtatgttactttaaagtacttgaatttcttcaagatctactttacttccACTGACTTcgtgtaagagaagatctcttttcaGGAATTCAGCAGACTAAGCAGAAAAtgcgttgtcttcagcttggtagtaaaagtagtaactcattgtttcctttatgtatcgtacaaagtaacattagatagttctgggttctaatttgtttgaagtgtcatgcttcacgtacgctttacaaccccagactttcagataagacaacttgggattcttcccatgccataactcatatggtgtcttttctaccttcatagttggaatcacattgagtatgcctgtagcagactctcatgcatatctctaaaagacggtagtagagaaatcagactcatcataaatcaaactatatcaagtaaagttcgattcctcttactcagacacaccatcgtgttgtggtgtgtaaggtagagtgaactatgagataatcccacaattctttaggtggtccaaaaactcttgactcataaactcacttactccatcggagcgaagtgctttaatggtctttctaagctgattatctacttcattttggaatacttttgaatgttaaaatagctttatatttatgtttcagcaagtgaacataatcatagcaactgtactcatcagtaaatgtaatgaagtaaaattaactaaatctatacattgttcttaaagggctacatacaacagtatgtattagtcctaaaagatctttaactcttttacctaaatcggagaaagaagcatttgtcatcttttcacataaacatgactcgcatacatcaaatgactcagagtcaattgattccaaaagtccattagattggagttttgaaatgcattgtttgtttatatgaacaatatgacaatgtcatagataggtcttattcaagtcttgcttgaagactttggcgatgtaggtatacacaaaattctcatttgaaattacactatgcatatcaatttcaaaaataccatcacatggataggtattaagataaatatattttccttagaaactgaaatacctaagtatgtaaatgcaagttcaaaactagcatctttcaaactatgtcgctcgcagtattgagaacataatgctattgttccaataaaacaataagaccacttagagaagtaagttcagaggtaccaatagctttaacaaaggcttaatcccccttgcctacttacaaatctagtgtgtctttcttcagtctattacttcttctcattcccttcatattgttacaggtgtgaaggctaCAACCAGTTaacaaaaatccaggaatcactagaagaagtatataactgtatatggaatatacctgatttgctagtctcaccagcgttgccttttctcagctcagattggaagataggacaacttcct
This genomic window from Rutidosis leptorrhynchoides isolate AG116_Rl617_1_P2 chromosome 2, CSIRO_AGI_Rlap_v1, whole genome shotgun sequence contains:
- the LOC139891711 gene encoding chaperone protein dnaJ 13; amino-acid sequence: MKEGEDNNNNNNKELYALLHVSPEASDEEIRKAYRQWAQIYHPDKYQAQQMKDVATENFQKICEAYEILCDENKRQIYDLYGMEGLTSGLELGPKLNKVEEIKEELERLKRRREEEIKAANFQPSGVILAQLSLPSFLAGHGLMRAMSMSSEIQSQISKNNVIAFGGTLAVKGSDGDAAANAVFRHQLSSVSSVEIMASAGLRGLIGVQTSRQLSRHANATMGLAMSLKDGSINLSNAWNRQLSPTTNASIELNLGSDSSVAIGWRKKDEKMAAAGEIKIGTSEIGAVARYTRRFSEKSHGRITGKIGSSALELEIGGGRKISNFSTVRMMYTIGIQGIYWKLELHRGAQKLVVPIFLSRHFNPVFAAGAFLLPTTLYFTLKSLVFKPYYRRREKQQALENMEQTRTQVQEAKKAAEKAQQLLQTVANRKRNKQTETNGLVIIKAFYGNPKALKNIDNPEENKDELASQIVDVTLPLNFLVSDSGQLKLHEGVKKSGIMGFCDPCPGETKKLRVKYTYAGSRYEVEVDDLQELILPQEEHRI